One stretch of Streptomyces sp. MMBL 11-1 DNA includes these proteins:
- a CDS encoding glycosyltransferase family 2 protein, protein MTAGTPKLPIAVAIPTKNEGLNIAEAVRSVLGHFEAVVVVDSHSTDDTVKIAEECGAEVVTYTWDGGHPRKKQWCLENVRTDLDWILLLDGDERLSPGLLAELRETFRNPAAPKPAAYDIPLGYWFSGKRLRHGYTIRKRSLTDRTRCHYPEVGDLDAPGIGEVEGHYQPVAATVGTLTHPIEHQDLDPVTAWFERHNRYSDWEAWLEHHPEVKEQVRQVKSRQGQLFHKAPFKPVVSFAYMYLYKRGFLDGRAGFDFALAMSFYRWQIALKSREKPLR, encoded by the coding sequence ATGACCGCAGGAACACCGAAGCTGCCGATAGCCGTGGCGATCCCCACGAAGAACGAGGGCCTGAACATCGCGGAGGCGGTGAGATCGGTGCTCGGCCACTTCGAGGCGGTCGTGGTGGTGGACTCCCACAGCACCGACGACACCGTCAAGATCGCCGAGGAGTGCGGGGCCGAGGTGGTCACGTACACCTGGGACGGGGGCCACCCGCGCAAGAAGCAGTGGTGCCTGGAGAACGTCCGTACCGATCTGGACTGGATCCTGCTGCTCGACGGCGACGAGCGGCTCAGCCCGGGGCTGCTGGCCGAACTGCGGGAGACCTTCCGGAACCCGGCGGCGCCCAAGCCCGCCGCGTACGACATACCGCTCGGCTACTGGTTCTCCGGGAAGCGGCTGCGCCACGGATACACCATCCGCAAGCGGTCGTTGACCGACCGGACCCGCTGCCACTACCCGGAGGTCGGGGACCTCGACGCCCCCGGCATCGGTGAGGTGGAGGGCCACTACCAGCCGGTCGCCGCGACGGTGGGGACGCTCACCCATCCGATCGAGCACCAGGACCTCGACCCGGTGACCGCCTGGTTCGAGCGGCACAACCGCTACTCGGACTGGGAGGCCTGGCTGGAGCATCACCCCGAGGTGAAGGAGCAGGTGCGGCAGGTCAAGTCGCGCCAGGGGCAGTTGTTCCACAAGGCGCCGTTCAAGCCGGTGGTGTCCTTCGCCTACATGTATCTCTACAAGCGGGGGTTCCTGGACGGCCGCGCGGGCTTCGACTTCGCGCTGGCGATGAGCTTCTACCGCTGGCAGATCGCTCTCAAATCCAGGGAGAAGCCCCTACGTTGA
- a CDS encoding glycosyltransferase: MKILHVVTLHTPDHAFGGPTRVAFNLSRVQRAAGDDARVMALGDGFPGGELPSRVEGVPVHLFQARHLLPMFEVSGITSAGLLRTAHRMMRGADLVHVHLMRDLVTLPAALLALASRTPLVVQTHGMIDPTEKKVAQLTDVLGVRKVLREADAVLHLTEMERVDVNAVAAPVPLTRTVRLVNGVRPQERKPARDPGRPPTVLFLARIQERKRPEDFVAAMPHVLARHPDARFVLAGPDTGALAGTLALARKLGVADSLDHVGPLEHDEVLAADREADVYVLPAIEEPFPVSVLEAMSVGTPVVITRTCGQAPDVAAAGSGRVIDSRVGEDAANARKVADAILELLAPEAAEQAGKAAWELVNEQFTIEAITATLRRTYEDVVRRRRG, from the coding sequence GTGAAAATCCTGCATGTTGTCACTCTTCACACTCCGGACCACGCCTTCGGCGGTCCGACCCGGGTGGCCTTCAACCTGTCCAGGGTCCAGCGGGCCGCCGGGGACGACGCCCGCGTCATGGCCCTCGGCGACGGCTTCCCCGGCGGCGAACTGCCCAGCCGGGTCGAGGGAGTTCCGGTCCACCTCTTCCAGGCGCGGCATCTGCTCCCGATGTTCGAGGTCAGCGGGATCACCTCCGCCGGGCTCCTGCGCACCGCACACCGCATGATGCGCGGCGCCGACCTCGTACACGTCCATCTGATGCGGGACCTGGTGACCCTGCCCGCCGCGCTCCTCGCGCTCGCTTCCCGGACGCCCCTGGTCGTCCAGACCCACGGCATGATCGACCCCACCGAGAAGAAGGTCGCCCAGCTCACCGACGTGCTCGGGGTCCGCAAGGTGCTGCGTGAGGCCGATGCCGTCCTGCACCTCACCGAGATGGAGCGGGTCGATGTGAACGCCGTCGCCGCCCCCGTCCCGCTCACCCGCACCGTACGGCTGGTCAACGGGGTGCGCCCGCAGGAGCGCAAGCCCGCCCGCGACCCCGGCCGCCCGCCCACCGTGCTCTTCCTCGCCCGGATCCAGGAGCGCAAGCGGCCGGAGGACTTCGTCGCCGCGATGCCGCACGTCCTCGCCCGCCACCCGGACGCCCGCTTCGTGCTGGCCGGTCCGGACACCGGCGCGCTGGCCGGCACCCTCGCCCTCGCGCGGAAGCTGGGTGTGGCCGACTCCCTCGACCATGTGGGCCCGTTGGAACACGACGAGGTCCTCGCCGCCGACCGCGAGGCCGATGTGTACGTGCTGCCCGCGATCGAGGAGCCGTTCCCGGTCTCGGTGCTGGAGGCGATGTCGGTCGGCACCCCGGTCGTCATCACCCGCACCTGCGGACAGGCCCCCGATGTGGCGGCGGCGGGCTCGGGCCGGGTCATCGACAGCCGCGTCGGCGAGGACGCGGCCAACGCCCGGAAGGTCGCCGACGCCATTCTGGAGCTGCTGGCGCCGGAGGCGGCCGAGCAGGCGGGCAAGGCCGCCTGGGAGCTGGTGAACGAGCAGTTCACCATCGAGGCCATCACCGCCACCCTCCGGCGGACCTACGAGGACGTGGTCCGCCGGAGGCGGGGGTGA
- a CDS encoding tyrosine-protein kinase domain-containing protein yields the protein MTPHHRAPDDQDEPALLRDQFRQLLRYRSLLACGVVVGLLGGGYLALGGEDAYTATGEVLVRSAISDPFAAGSTADKGINIGSERQTAVSDTVGTLAAGTLLKAGDDVTARKLLAGLQVTNPPNTLTLRFSYTGATPEQSRARAEALANAYLAHRKARTEESIENMAGGYRAQLKPLEEKRDLLEEQAGAAAAEDVSSARANIIVAISELSRKISELKALDTTPGYLNKKPVAPTSPTGPGLPLLLGLGGVVGLALGLLLSWVRLVFDPAVRSPRELVHSLGAPLLGTLPRERAAAGSLLAIGRGTSRLAEEYRAVAFRLAYDPSFAESRRLLVTAPRGDSTAAAAAAANLAAAFAEMGRDVLLVEADLRTPSLARALGSAAHEARPPRWAAEEGGAGWPTGRRTHVDVPGSGAFALVPGTTVDNVPRALTSPPVGRIVAEADRAGNVVIVLAPPVLSYADAVALVDRVEGVMIVCDPREVHRSDLERIREIIGASGGSVLGALLHPGRGRLRRARRGPKPPRRRGGGGGGPAPTAEPDAPGITGDPADTLGLRTFTLPASRR from the coding sequence ATGACACCACATCACCGCGCCCCGGACGACCAGGACGAGCCGGCGCTCCTGCGCGACCAGTTCCGTCAACTCCTGCGCTACCGCTCCCTGCTGGCCTGCGGAGTCGTCGTCGGTCTGCTCGGCGGCGGCTATCTCGCCCTCGGCGGCGAGGACGCCTACACCGCCACCGGCGAGGTACTCGTCCGCTCCGCGATCTCCGACCCCTTCGCCGCCGGATCCACCGCGGACAAGGGCATCAACATCGGCTCCGAGCGTCAGACCGCCGTCAGCGACACGGTGGGCACCCTGGCCGCCGGAACCCTCCTCAAGGCGGGCGACGACGTCACCGCCCGCAAGCTGCTCGCCGGACTCCAGGTCACCAACCCGCCCAACACCCTCACCCTCCGCTTCTCCTACACCGGCGCCACCCCCGAGCAGTCCCGCGCCCGCGCCGAAGCCCTCGCCAACGCCTACCTGGCCCACCGCAAGGCGCGCACCGAGGAGAGCATCGAGAACATGGCCGGTGGCTACCGCGCCCAGCTGAAGCCACTGGAGGAGAAGCGCGACCTGCTGGAGGAACAGGCCGGAGCGGCGGCGGCCGAGGACGTCAGCAGCGCCCGCGCCAACATCATCGTCGCCATCTCCGAGCTGAGCCGGAAGATCTCCGAGCTGAAGGCCCTGGACACCACCCCCGGCTACCTCAACAAGAAGCCCGTCGCCCCCACGTCGCCCACCGGCCCCGGACTGCCCCTGCTCCTCGGGCTCGGCGGCGTCGTCGGCCTCGCGCTCGGGCTGCTGCTCTCCTGGGTGCGCCTCGTCTTCGACCCCGCCGTACGCTCCCCCCGCGAGCTGGTCCACTCGCTCGGCGCACCCCTGCTCGGCACCCTGCCCCGCGAACGCGCCGCCGCGGGCAGCCTGCTCGCCATCGGGCGCGGCACCTCCCGGCTGGCCGAGGAGTACCGCGCCGTCGCCTTCCGGCTCGCCTACGACCCGTCGTTCGCCGAGAGCCGTCGCCTGCTGGTCACCGCCCCGCGCGGCGACAGCACGGCGGCCGCCGCCGCTGCCGCCAACCTGGCCGCCGCCTTCGCCGAGATGGGCCGTGACGTCCTGCTCGTCGAGGCCGACCTGCGCACCCCCTCGCTCGCCCGCGCCCTGGGCTCCGCCGCCCACGAGGCGCGCCCGCCGCGCTGGGCCGCCGAGGAGGGCGGCGCCGGCTGGCCCACCGGCCGCCGCACCCATGTGGACGTGCCCGGGTCCGGGGCCTTCGCCCTGGTGCCCGGGACCACCGTCGACAACGTCCCGCGCGCCCTGACCTCCCCGCCCGTCGGCCGCATCGTCGCCGAGGCCGACCGGGCCGGCAACGTCGTCATCGTCCTCGCCCCGCCCGTCCTGTCCTACGCGGACGCGGTCGCCCTGGTCGACCGGGTGGAGGGCGTCATGATCGTCTGCGACCCGCGCGAGGTGCACCGCAGCGACCTGGAACGCATCCGCGAGATCATCGGAGCCTCCGGAGGCTCCGTGCTCGGCGCGTTGCTCCACCCGGGCCGGGGCCGGCTGCGCCGCGCGCGGCGAGGGCCGAAGCCGCCCCGACGACGGGGCGGTGGCGGCGGCGGGCCCGCCCCCACCGCCGAGCCGGACGCCCCCGGGATCACCGGCGACCCCGCCGACACCCTCGGTCTGCGGACCTTCACCCTGCCTGCCTCCCGCCGGTGA